Proteins encoded together in one Schistocerca americana isolate TAMUIC-IGC-003095 chromosome 8, iqSchAmer2.1, whole genome shotgun sequence window:
- the LOC124544783 gene encoding NADH dehydrogenase [ubiquinone] 1 beta subcomplex subunit 5, mitochondrial has translation MVVWSSLSTALLRVRPNIVTATSSALKNVNSVPIRCMSGHGPRTMPLQPSRFQWNKYKDLLHFYIFLGAIPVGLIIFFTNVFVGPATLAEIPEGYEPKHWEYFRHPITRFLARYLFPNPQQEYEKFLHYSYEEDEKAKIRKLEKEIKAKMAERSDYQAYYYRPAIAKYHRISKEASNYLESLRGD, from the exons ATGGTGGTTTGGAGTTCGTTGAGTACAGCTCTGTTGAGAGTAAGACCGAACATAGTGACAGCAACAAGTTCTGCCCTAAAGAATGTTAACAGTG TTCCAATAAGATGCATGAGTGGACATGGCCCAAGAACAATGCCACTTCAGCCATCTCGTTTCCAGTGGAATAAAtacaaggatttactacacttttacATATTCCTTGGAGCAATACCAGTtggtttaattattttctttacgaACGTGTTTGTTGGTCCTGCTACACTTGCAGAAATCCCCGAAGGTTATGAACCAAAACATTGGGAATATTTCAGG CACCCTATTACACGATTTCTTGCACGGTACTTATTTCCAAATCCGCAACAAGAATATGAAAAATTCCTTCATTATTCTTATGAAGAGGATGAGAAAGCCAAGATAAG gaaACTTGAAAAAGAAATCAAAGCTAAGATGGCAGAGAGAAGTGATTACCAAGCGTATTACTATCGGCCTGCAATTGCTAAATATCACCGCATCTCTAAAGAAGCATCTAATTATCTGGAATCTTTAAGAGGAGATTAG